A part of Gemmatimonadota bacterium genomic DNA contains:
- a CDS encoding tetratricopeptide repeat protein: MCYLLSFISIVTLAVCLLTSHVSAVSADEKLSQAETDSLSQLEKAIERTPKDGSLWVKLGYAYFSAGDLKQAEKAFRNGMRYANSAASYNGMGLVFMYSKTHHKYNALQYFRRALGIDPTYIEAQINMAQLYIDLKNDSAEKALMKIIAMDSTY; this comes from the coding sequence ATGTGTTATTTACTCTCATTTATATCCATTGTGACGCTTGCCGTTTGCCTCCTGACGAGCCATGTAAGTGCGGTATCGGCAGATGAAAAGTTATCGCAGGCGGAGACCGATTCACTGAGCCAACTTGAGAAGGCGATTGAGCGTACGCCAAAAGATGGCAGCCTGTGGGTCAAACTCGGATACGCTTATTTCTCGGCTGGCGATCTGAAACAGGCTGAAAAAGCCTTCCGAAATGGGATGAGATATGCAAATTCTGCAGCCTCGTACAATGGTATGGGGCTGGTTTTTATGTACTCGAAGACACATCACAAATACAATGCACTTCAATACTTCCGCAGAGCGTTGGGTATTGATCCGACCTATATCGAGGCGCAGATCAACATGGCGCAGTTGTATATTGATCTGAAAAATGACTCTGCCGAGAAAGCATTGATGAAGATTATCGCGATGGATTCGACCTAT